In Ruegeria sp. HKCCD4315, a genomic segment contains:
- the phnE gene encoding phosphonate ABC transporter, permease protein PhnE, translated as MGRSVIWVMLVLAILWSLTSGDMGLGKLPGAGPRLAEFLGRMIPPDLSVWREVLTGLAETLRIAILGTLFAVILSVGLAVLASETMVPPAIWRPVRALLAVIRSIPLILVAMLMVGAVGLGPLPGILAITFHATGMLAKFYAEAIDNVATAPVAALESAGANRIQQLRWAIWPQMAPVIMRDTVFRFELNLRESLILGIVGAGGIGLYVQTYVRSFQYEKAATVTLAIIVLVLLSEALNMALQKRFN; from the coding sequence ATGGGTCGATCCGTCATTTGGGTCATGCTGGTGCTGGCGATCCTGTGGTCGCTGACCAGCGGAGATATGGGATTGGGCAAGCTGCCAGGCGCGGGACCCCGTCTGGCAGAGTTTTTGGGGCGTATGATCCCACCTGACCTGTCCGTTTGGCGCGAGGTTCTGACCGGGCTGGCGGAGACTCTGAGGATCGCCATTCTGGGAACATTGTTCGCCGTGATCCTGTCGGTGGGACTGGCCGTTTTGGCCTCTGAAACTATGGTACCACCAGCGATCTGGCGTCCCGTCCGTGCCTTGCTTGCGGTTATCCGGTCGATCCCGCTGATCCTGGTCGCTATGCTAATGGTGGGCGCTGTTGGGTTGGGTCCGCTTCCCGGTATACTGGCAATCACATTTCACGCGACCGGCATGTTGGCAAAGTTCTATGCAGAAGCCATCGACAATGTTGCCACCGCTCCTGTGGCGGCGCTTGAAAGCGCAGGGGCCAACAGAATTCAACAGTTGCGTTGGGCAATCTGGCCGCAGATGGCGCCTGTGATCATGCGCGATACCGTATTTCGGTTTGAGCTAAATCTGCGCGAAAGCCTGATACTGGGCATTGTCGGTGCAGGTGGCATTGGGTTGTATGTGCAAACCTATGTACGGTCGTTTCAGTATGAAAAGGCTGCGACCGTGACGTTGGCAATCATTGTTCTGGTTTTATTGTCAGAGGCGCTGAATATGGCCTTGCAAAAACGGTTCAACTAA
- a CDS encoding phosphonate ABC transporter ATP-binding protein — protein MNPVISLNAVSQHFASAAALADVSLSVQPGESVALLGPSGAGKSTLLALLDGRSSGWQGEAQVLGKSLLATGIPSREDRANIGFVFQEFALVDRQSVYQNVMNGRMGRMNIWSSLWGRFREEDHMCVTRALQDTGLSDLASRRADQLSGGQRQRVAIARCLAQEPELILADEPVSNLDPAHAERILSLITSSARSREIGVIFSSHQPDLSRRFAERIIGLRDGVVLFDKPSAQLTSGDIDELYHGAGVTSGLRVVS, from the coding sequence ATGAACCCTGTGATTTCACTCAACGCGGTATCGCAGCACTTTGCCAGTGCGGCAGCTCTTGCAGATGTTTCACTGTCGGTGCAGCCGGGTGAAAGTGTCGCGCTACTCGGTCCTTCGGGAGCGGGCAAATCAACGTTGCTGGCGTTGTTGGATGGTCGTTCGAGCGGTTGGCAGGGCGAGGCCCAGGTGCTGGGCAAGTCACTTTTGGCAACAGGAATTCCATCCCGCGAGGACCGTGCCAATATCGGCTTTGTCTTCCAGGAATTCGCATTGGTTGATCGGCAGAGTGTCTATCAGAATGTGATGAACGGTCGGATGGGCCGGATGAATATCTGGTCCTCACTCTGGGGGCGGTTCCGGGAAGAGGACCATATGTGCGTGACACGGGCGCTTCAGGATACGGGGCTGTCCGATCTGGCAAGCCGCCGTGCCGATCAGTTGTCGGGTGGACAACGGCAGCGCGTTGCGATTGCCAGATGTCTGGCACAAGAACCCGAGTTGATCCTTGCGGATGAGCCCGTCAGCAATTTGGACCCTGCTCACGCAGAACGCATTCTGAGCCTGATCACCAGCTCTGCACGTAGCCGCGAAATCGGCGTCATTTTCAGCTCGCATCAGCCCGACCTGTCACGCCGCTTTGCTGAGCGCATCATAGGCCTGCGAGATGGCGTGGTATTGTTCGACAAACCGTCGGCTCAGTTGACCAGCGGGGACATCGATGAACTGTATCACGGTGCCGGTGTCACATCGGGGCTGCGTGTAGTCAGTTGA
- a CDS encoding phosphate/phosphite/phosphonate ABC transporter substrate-binding protein, with translation MLSRRNFLVAAAASVALPVMAATDQGLKLAFIPQENPEKLLGDINIITGWLSEQMGVPVTGFVTFDHAAAVEALRNGDADISFMGALPFVLAEDQIGAVPLLSEVYRGQPSYSGRVFVRRDSGIETLADLRGRDIAFSDPVSESGYIYPLDLFVRAGLFSGTGDADSFFGQKFFAGGYQQAMQAMANGLVDAAGASQYADLYLTPDQQAEVKVLAESEQIPSHAIIARPDLDAGLQAKFIETMLRLNESENRHLLTYLYGPDGYLPADPSVYEGVRETARRYGFLK, from the coding sequence ATGCTGTCGCGCCGCAATTTTCTGGTCGCTGCAGCCGCATCTGTAGCCCTGCCCGTAATGGCCGCAACTGATCAGGGGCTGAAGCTGGCCTTCATCCCGCAGGAGAACCCCGAAAAGCTGTTGGGTGATATCAACATCATCACAGGCTGGCTTTCCGAGCAGATGGGTGTTCCGGTCACGGGGTTTGTGACGTTTGACCACGCAGCCGCCGTCGAGGCGCTGCGCAACGGTGATGCCGATATCTCGTTCATGGGAGCGTTGCCCTTTGTGTTGGCCGAGGACCAGATCGGTGCCGTACCGCTCTTGTCCGAGGTTTATCGCGGGCAACCCAGCTATTCGGGCCGCGTCTTCGTGCGACGTGACAGCGGTATCGAAACGCTGGCCGATCTCCGGGGACGTGACATTGCCTTTTCCGATCCGGTCTCGGAATCCGGTTACATCTATCCGCTTGATCTGTTTGTGCGCGCCGGGCTGTTCTCGGGCACAGGCGATGCTGACAGTTTTTTCGGGCAGAAGTTCTTTGCCGGTGGTTATCAGCAAGCGATGCAGGCCATGGCCAACGGACTGGTCGATGCGGCAGGCGCAAGCCAGTATGCCGATCTCTATCTGACACCGGATCAGCAGGCCGAGGTCAAGGTGCTGGCGGAATCAGAACAAATTCCCAGCCACGCAATCATTGCCCGCCCTGACCTGGACGCTGGGCTGCAGGCGAAGTTCATTGAAACCATGCTGCGCCTCAACGAGAGTGAGAACCGTCACCTGCTCACCTACCTCTATGGCCCGGACGGCTATCTCCCTGCTGATCCATCGGTTTACGAAGGCGTACGCGAGACTGCGCGGCGGTATGGGTTTCTGAAATGA
- a CDS encoding cytochrome c peroxidase, with protein MKHLIASTLLCALPVIADATAIEESPWAPRAAAYRLTLFMGNLTPVPWDEIERSWTSPAPGSDIQVAPLSRVSGNEAIAINQAMKAEDRQALFEASTTAIAEGILRHLDVAKTALGQPEAAREVAQAAALFRAFEDGIKAADTSASRDLGRAWLVLNSTLGSAGVLGNGAQTVDVDQFAEAQATIVAYIRANYLPSEYAQRDKLTPLPETVVLSGEQITMPATLPPGSNIGDQAQLPRLVLQFEEAGEDEANLPLVAYGDMLFDSPEIFGGPARELGIACSTCHNRSDVNRDFFIPGLSSHPGGMDVDGSFFNPMFNDRTDDHLDTPSMRGIRFTAPYGRDGREPSLRRFIRNVIVTEFAGKEPTPFQLDALEAYVKQFDFLPNPKIDRYGKLTDLASDDAKRGEVLFNTKFAGLGDKSCASCHTPDRQFRDGLTYDMGSAEQPFPGGTATAFETPTLLNVNFTAPYMHDGSLPTLASVVDWFNDTKNLGLDEAQRADLTAYVEAVGDGEDPYQVFEGRDSVFRLSWEELTTFASTLDTLLPMQDAENIAVLIDTVAPDLATDASVMVNQNAKPEIYEFAAILRAVGDASAEGNWTEATRQWELFKAMQAEIDERMF; from the coding sequence ATGAAACACCTGATAGCGTCCACACTACTTTGCGCATTGCCCGTGATCGCGGATGCCACGGCGATTGAAGAATCTCCTTGGGCTCCGCGCGCTGCCGCGTATCGACTGACCTTGTTCATGGGAAATCTAACCCCGGTTCCCTGGGATGAAATTGAGAGGAGTTGGACTTCGCCCGCACCTGGCAGTGACATTCAGGTCGCTCCCTTGTCACGCGTCTCCGGCAACGAAGCGATTGCGATCAACCAAGCTATGAAAGCCGAAGATCGGCAGGCGCTGTTTGAAGCAAGCACAACTGCCATTGCTGAGGGAATTCTGCGCCATCTGGATGTCGCAAAGACCGCGCTGGGTCAGCCTGAAGCGGCACGCGAGGTCGCGCAAGCGGCTGCTCTGTTCCGCGCATTCGAGGATGGTATCAAGGCTGCAGACACGTCGGCGTCTCGCGATCTGGGCCGGGCATGGTTGGTTCTGAACTCCACCCTTGGCAGCGCAGGAGTACTGGGCAATGGCGCACAAACAGTGGATGTCGACCAATTTGCAGAAGCTCAGGCCACTATTGTTGCCTATATTCGTGCCAACTATCTGCCATCCGAGTATGCCCAACGCGACAAGTTAACACCGCTGCCTGAAACAGTAGTTCTTTCAGGCGAACAAATCACAATGCCCGCCACGCTGCCGCCAGGGTCGAACATCGGAGATCAGGCGCAGCTGCCGCGGCTGGTTCTTCAATTTGAAGAGGCGGGTGAGGATGAGGCCAATCTACCGCTGGTGGCCTATGGAGATATGCTGTTCGACAGCCCTGAAATCTTCGGCGGCCCGGCGCGCGAGTTGGGCATCGCCTGCTCGACCTGCCACAACCGCTCCGACGTGAACCGGGATTTCTTCATTCCGGGCCTTTCATCCCATCCAGGTGGGATGGATGTGGACGGTTCGTTCTTCAATCCAATGTTCAATGACCGGACCGATGATCACTTGGACACGCCTTCCATGCGTGGCATCCGCTTTACCGCACCTTATGGCCGCGACGGGCGCGAACCAAGCCTGCGCCGGTTCATCCGAAATGTGATTGTGACCGAGTTCGCGGGAAAGGAACCAACGCCGTTCCAGCTGGATGCGCTGGAAGCCTATGTCAAACAGTTCGACTTCCTTCCCAACCCAAAGATCGACCGGTACGGCAAGCTGACCGATCTGGCTTCGGACGACGCCAAGCGCGGAGAGGTGCTGTTCAACACCAAATTTGCCGGACTTGGTGACAAATCCTGCGCTTCGTGTCACACGCCTGACCGTCAGTTCCGCGATGGTCTGACCTACGACATGGGCAGCGCTGAACAACCATTCCCCGGGGGCACGGCTACGGCGTTCGAAACCCCGACACTGCTCAACGTCAATTTCACTGCACCTTACATGCATGACGGATCGCTGCCGACGCTGGCCAGCGTTGTTGACTGGTTCAATGACACCAAGAATTTGGGGTTGGACGAAGCACAGCGCGCAGACCTGACTGCCTATGTCGAAGCCGTTGGCGACGGTGAAGACCCCTATCAAGTATTCGAAGGCCGTGACAGCGTATTCCGCTTGTCCTGGGAAGAACTGACAACATTCGCCAGCACGCTCGATACCCTGCTGCCTATGCAGGATGCTGAAAACATAGCGGTTCTGATCGACACGGTAGCTCCTGATCTGGCGACGGATGCCAGTGTCATGGTCAATCAGAACGCCAAGCCCGAAATCTACGAATTCGCTGCCATCCTGCGAGCGGTTGGCGATGCCAGCGCCGAAGGAAACTGGACCGAAGCCACCCGCCAATGGGAGCTGTTCAAGGCCATGCAGGCCGAAATTGACGAGAGGATGTTCTGA
- the mntR gene encoding manganese-binding transcriptional regulator MntR — protein sequence MTETKPVNSDRSIDTQASGFEAVRQAHQSEMVEDYVELIAELIHQNGTARPVEIAERLGVTQPTVSKNLARLKREGFIEQIPYRSLQLTDAGRQLAEACRRRHRIVVEFLIALGVSPEVAEHDAEGIEHHVSEETLAVFERFVGRADEAK from the coding sequence ATGACCGAAACAAAACCGGTAAATTCAGATCGTAGCATTGATACCCAGGCGAGTGGGTTTGAGGCTGTGCGACAGGCCCACCAAAGCGAAATGGTTGAAGACTACGTTGAACTTATCGCGGAGCTGATCCATCAGAATGGCACGGCGCGCCCGGTCGAAATAGCCGAGCGATTGGGCGTGACCCAACCTACGGTTTCCAAGAATTTGGCTCGTTTGAAACGAGAGGGTTTCATTGAGCAAATACCCTACCGCTCACTTCAGCTGACCGATGCCGGGCGTCAATTGGCGGAAGCTTGTAGAAGGCGTCACCGGATTGTCGTGGAGTTCCTGATCGCCTTGGGCGTTTCACCAGAAGTGGCAGAGCATGACGCTGAAGGTATTGAGCATCATGTAAGCGAAGAAACTCTTGCAGTGTTTGAACGGTTCGTTGGGCGGGCCGATGAAGCAAAGTAG
- a CDS encoding murein L,D-transpeptidase family protein — protein MKRRLFLSGFIAAFLSGCASKFRTYNGPVVTRLRLYKAQRLLILDGSERVLRAFPIGLGFAPEGHKQFEGDGRTPEGSYVIDRRNPESLFHLSIGISYPNEADSAFARARGRSPGGDIFIHGGPRPGIDPTNKRDWTAGCVAVTDQEIEEIYAMVKDGTPIEIYS, from the coding sequence ATGAAAAGACGTCTGTTTCTCTCTGGCTTCATAGCCGCCTTTTTGTCCGGCTGTGCAAGCAAGTTCCGTACTTACAATGGGCCGGTTGTGACTCGGCTTCGGCTATACAAAGCGCAGCGCCTACTTATCCTCGATGGTAGTGAGCGTGTCTTGCGGGCTTTTCCAATTGGACTCGGATTTGCCCCCGAAGGTCACAAGCAATTCGAAGGAGACGGGCGAACACCTGAAGGCTCCTATGTAATTGACCGTCGCAATCCCGAGAGCCTTTTCCATCTTTCAATCGGAATCTCTTATCCGAACGAGGCGGATTCTGCGTTTGCCCGAGCTCGGGGTCGTTCTCCGGGCGGTGATATTTTTATCCATGGCGGCCCTCGCCCTGGAATTGATCCCACGAACAAGCGTGACTGGACTGCAGGGTGCGTCGCTGTCACAGATCAGGAGATTGAAGAGATCTACGCTATGGTCAAAGACGGGACGCCAATCGAAATCTACTCATAG
- a CDS encoding helix-turn-helix domain-containing protein, with translation MERWRHAKVPVREMAHVLKRSKATIHREIK, from the coding sequence ATTGAGCGCTGGAGGCATGCGAAGGTCCCTGTTCGAGAGATGGCACATGTGTTGAAACGCTCGAAGGCAACTATCCATCGCGAGATCAAATAA
- a CDS encoding LuxR family transcriptional regulator: MKIADIGNSELDFRQTGEARLQEICSRFGLENASYAHIDKHHNVVHGCTTFPAEWVRHYVDNDMVLVDPLIRFGAAMIAPIDWAVFDDQREHAPLFDAARKFGVGQHGLSIPVINPFGERGVFTVTSNLRRSDWDALVGSMLPALRHEAQVLHLLALDVIDTVFNFPTDALSDQEMDVLKMLASGLIPSVVAGQTGLSSRMVHALTSSIVTKLKCRTTEQAVARAVSTGILKWTDFFADPVAELADVEGQTLCGGIVRWSGRSHELITFEDGRTVRNLDSFQAVQVQEIAKDFNLDAERILEELGPNRDQCVWIRHL, from the coding sequence ATGAAAATCGCGGACATTGGCAATTCTGAACTGGATTTCAGGCAGACCGGGGAGGCGCGCCTTCAGGAAATTTGTTCGAGGTTCGGACTGGAGAATGCGTCCTACGCCCATATCGACAAGCATCACAACGTTGTCCACGGCTGCACCACGTTCCCGGCCGAATGGGTCAGGCACTACGTCGACAACGACATGGTCCTGGTCGATCCCCTCATCCGGTTTGGCGCCGCAATGATCGCACCAATTGATTGGGCTGTGTTTGATGATCAGCGTGAACACGCACCGCTATTCGATGCAGCGAGAAAATTTGGTGTGGGTCAGCACGGACTATCCATTCCGGTTATCAATCCGTTTGGGGAGCGTGGTGTCTTTACGGTTACCTCCAACCTGCGCCGATCCGACTGGGACGCCTTGGTCGGGAGTATGCTCCCTGCCCTTCGCCACGAAGCGCAGGTCCTGCATCTACTCGCGCTCGATGTGATTGATACAGTTTTCAACTTTCCTACGGATGCGTTGTCCGATCAGGAGATGGATGTTCTGAAGATGCTCGCATCAGGATTGATCCCATCCGTAGTTGCTGGCCAGACGGGGCTCTCCTCCAGGATGGTGCATGCTTTGACGTCTTCGATCGTCACAAAACTCAAGTGCCGGACAACGGAACAAGCAGTGGCGAGAGCTGTCAGCACAGGTATTCTTAAATGGACCGATTTCTTTGCCGACCCGGTCGCCGAACTTGCGGATGTTGAAGGACAGACCCTTTGCGGCGGGATCGTGCGTTGGTCTGGAAGATCACACGAGTTGATCACCTTTGAAGATGGTCGAACGGTGCGGAACTTGGATAGCTTTCAGGCGGTTCAGGTCCAGGAAATTGCCAAAGACTTCAATCTGGATGCTGAAAGGATCCTCGAAGAACTTGGACCCAACCGGGATCAATGCGTGTGGATCAGGCATCTCTGA
- a CDS encoding helix-turn-helix domain-containing protein has translation MSFRQIASAHHHDNIRFHNGLPEGWNRDRLRQLCVGYAQIRGASAQCIRTLEIIIDMITPCAFRDPSQEPFCYARQETLIAGRGVTDRTIHNHERELERIGLIERRLGANGARCKRKKLGLFLTPALNLIPEMRDADVRSKAEKKEQDELRGDRSRLYRYVKHSLAVLLLLPCPPESLEGMKEELRSWPRADKLKYMTLEALKLHVQAAYDLWSRIEEHVAKPGEISGEPEACFGCHIQDQIEETILSCNADGESSMSSAKASEPDCSGSGPDGPPHCLESNHPTDTASRKAQKLPRVNNRILYELASPELRMHIDIAGGGDQNSSPSLYAIETGVWSRLSEIGANASAWRTAIDRLTVMGAILAGLITDARLSDPRLPPVVNPGGYLRGMVHADERGELNLISSFMGLLARRAREEEDGLPQDHCSGF, from the coding sequence ATGAGCTTTCGGCAGATCGCATCCGCCCATCACCACGATAATATTCGCTTTCACAACGGCCTTCCTGAGGGCTGGAACCGTGACAGGTTACGTCAGCTCTGCGTGGGATATGCGCAGATCAGAGGCGCATCAGCCCAGTGTATTCGCACCTTAGAGATCATCATCGATATGATTACGCCATGTGCTTTTCGAGACCCGTCTCAGGAACCCTTTTGCTACGCGCGCCAGGAAACCCTCATTGCCGGGCGAGGCGTGACAGATCGGACAATCCACAATCACGAACGTGAGCTGGAAAGGATTGGTCTGATCGAACGCAGGCTTGGCGCAAATGGCGCGCGCTGTAAGCGCAAGAAGCTTGGACTCTTCCTGACCCCTGCCCTGAACCTCATTCCCGAGATGCGCGATGCGGACGTGCGCAGCAAGGCCGAGAAGAAAGAACAGGACGAGCTGCGCGGGGATCGATCACGGCTTTACCGATATGTGAAACATAGTCTGGCCGTGCTTCTCTTACTCCCCTGCCCTCCTGAAAGTCTGGAAGGCATGAAGGAGGAACTTCGATCCTGGCCGCGCGCCGACAAGTTGAAATACATGACGCTGGAGGCGCTCAAGCTACATGTTCAGGCGGCTTACGACCTTTGGAGCCGGATCGAAGAGCATGTCGCAAAACCCGGTGAAATTTCGGGTGAACCCGAAGCTTGTTTCGGGTGCCATATACAAGACCAAATTGAAGAAACAATTCTGTCCTGTAACGCCGATGGCGAGAGTTCAATGTCCTCGGCAAAAGCCTCGGAACCAGATTGTTCCGGCTCCGGGCCTGACGGCCCTCCGCATTGCTTAGAAAGCAATCATCCGACAGATACGGCATCGCGCAAGGCCCAAAAACTACCGCGGGTGAATAACCGCATCCTATATGAACTGGCCTCACCCGAGCTGCGCATGCATATCGATATCGCGGGTGGCGGAGATCAGAATTCCAGCCCGTCGCTCTACGCGATTGAGACCGGCGTTTGGTCGCGATTGTCGGAGATCGGCGCCAATGCCTCGGCTTGGCGTACGGCGATTGACCGATTGACCGTGATGGGTGCAATCCTGGCCGGGTTGATCACAGACGCGAGGCTGAGCGATCCACGGTTGCCGCCAGTGGTTAATCCGGGCGGATATCTGCGCGGTATGGTGCACGCAGATGAGCGCGGTGAACTGAACCTGATTTCCAGTTTCATGGGGCTTTTGGCGCGTAGAGCCCGAGAGGAGGAAGACGGGCTTCCGCAAGATCACTGCAGCGGGTTTTAG
- a CDS encoding thermonuclease family protein, which produces MKRLLFLSAALASLFIAAVWIEPARKTKTLGASEVIAVDGDTIDHGDDRYRLIGFDTPETFRAQCDAERALGLRAKDRLTELINFAGVIELEIELHFDVHDRFLALGRVSGQNVGAILISEGLARPYSGGKRQSWCG; this is translated from the coding sequence ATGAAACGGCTCTTGTTTCTCAGCGCTGCACTCGCGTCCTTGTTCATTGCTGCAGTTTGGATTGAACCAGCTAGGAAAACAAAGACTCTCGGCGCATCCGAGGTGATTGCCGTTGACGGTGACACGATCGACCATGGTGACGACCGATACCGGCTTATTGGGTTTGATACGCCTGAGACATTCCGGGCTCAGTGCGATGCTGAGAGAGCTTTGGGTCTACGAGCCAAGGACCGGCTGACGGAGCTCATCAACTTCGCGGGCGTAATTGAACTTGAGATTGAGCTGCACTTTGACGTCCACGATCGCTTCTTGGCGCTTGGGCGCGTGTCTGGACAGAACGTCGGGGCCATCCTGATTTCTGAAGGTCTGGCGCGCCCGTACTCGGGTGGCAAGCGCCAGTCCTGGTGCGGCTGA
- a CDS encoding lytic transglycosylase domain-containing protein: MIAAMRPLLLVSTAFVATGASAQVIEYEPDGSVFLNGARAEIVNGVVRPIRMREYTLDEKPEAPKAKPQEKIEIAGKAPRPRRSSGGWSQERIVKEIHAAAERHDIPAELFMALVWQESRYRADALSPKGAYGFAQLMPGTAKDLGVNPKNPAENLDGGARYLAAQYREFGTWKLALAAYNAGPHRVVEYGGVPPFTETRNYVRIILSKVSTSS; the protein is encoded by the coding sequence ATGATCGCAGCAATGCGGCCCCTTCTGCTCGTCTCCACGGCATTTGTGGCGACCGGCGCAAGCGCCCAGGTCATCGAATACGAGCCGGATGGCAGCGTGTTTCTGAACGGTGCGCGGGCAGAAATCGTCAATGGCGTCGTTCGGCCAATCCGGATGCGTGAGTACACGCTTGACGAAAAACCGGAAGCGCCGAAGGCCAAGCCACAGGAAAAGATCGAGATTGCGGGCAAGGCACCGCGGCCTCGCAGATCCTCGGGCGGCTGGTCGCAGGAGCGGATCGTCAAAGAAATCCACGCAGCGGCGGAACGCCATGACATTCCGGCCGAGTTGTTCATGGCGCTGGTCTGGCAGGAAAGCCGGTATCGGGCTGACGCTCTGTCACCCAAGGGTGCCTATGGCTTCGCACAGCTCATGCCCGGAACGGCGAAAGACCTGGGCGTGAACCCAAAGAACCCTGCAGAAAATCTCGACGGTGGTGCCCGCTATTTGGCGGCGCAGTACCGCGAGTTCGGAACCTGGAAGCTGGCGCTTGCCGCCTACAACGCCGGGCCTCACCGCGTCGTCGAATACGGCGGCGTCCCCCCCTTCACCGAAACCCGCAATTACGTGCGGATCATCCTAAGCAAAGTGAGCACTTCCTCA